GCGGCGTATCGGTCGACCATCTCGCGGCTGTGCCATCCGGCGACGCTCATCAGGCCGCCTTCGGATCCGCCGGCGGCCAGCCACCGGGACGCCGCGGTGTGTCGGAGTACATGCGGGTGAAAGTTGGAGATTCCCGCGGCGGTCGCTCTGCGTTCCAGTGCGCGATAGAGACCCATGTACTCGAAGGTGCGCCCCCGCTCCCCGAGCCACAGGCGCGGAGACTCGGCGAGTCGGTGCTTACGGCGGGCTCGGATCCAGCGGTCGAGGGCTTGCACGGCTTCGGGTCCGATCGGCACTATGCGGCCGCGCTTGGACTTCGAGCGGCGGACCGTGACGAGCCCCTTCGCGAGGTCGATGTCGTCGAGGGTGAGCCCGGCGACTTCACCGGCTCTCATTCCGGTTTCCAGCATGACGCGCACGATCGCCTCGTCGCGGCGATCGGTCCACTCTTTGCCTTGGCACGCCTTCACGAGGGCGGCGAGTTGAGTGTCGTCGAGGGTCTCGACGACCTTCACGTCGATCTTCGGCGCTTTGCTGTTGAGGAGTTGGTCGGCGTCGATCTCGTCCTCGGCGGCGAGCCAGGCCGAGAATCGGCGCAGCGCCAGATGTCGGGTGGCGGCAGTCGCCGGTTCCGCCCCGTTGTCGAGCAGGTGAGTCATGAACGCCGCGACGGTGGTGCGGTCGAGGTTCGGCGGCGTCCCGGTCTCGTCGGCCCAGGCCAGGAACTGTGAGACGCCGGTGGTGTAGCCCTTGAGCGTGTTCGCGGACTTGCGTTCGGCGCGCAGGTGAAGCACCCAGGAGGCCATGAGGTCTCTCAGGTCGTCAGTGGTGAACTCGCCGGACATGCCCTATATCTTGCCACACAGCGCTGTACTCAGATACAGTGAAGGCCGGTGGTCAACGTTTCCGCTGATCACCGGCCAAAACTGAATCGCTGAGCGAGGACTACTTGCGCAGATCCTTGCGCAGGATCTTGCCGGAGGCCGACTTCGGGATCGCGGCGATGAACTCCACCTGGCGGACCTTCTTGTACGGGGCCACCCGCTCGGCGGTGAAGGCCATCACCTCGTCCGCGGTCAGCTCCTGGCCCTCCTGGAGCACGACGAACGCCTTCGGCACCTCTTCACCCTCGTCGTCGTGCGAGCCGACGACGGCGACGTCGGCGATCTTCGGATGGGTCAGCAGCAGGGCCTCCAGCTCGGCCGGCGGCACCTGGTAGCCCTTGTACTTGATCAGTTCCTTGAGGCGGTCGACGATCGTGATGCAGCCGCTCGCATCGACGGTCGCCATGTCGCCGGTGTGCAGCCAGCCGTCGGCGTCGATGGTCTCGGCGGTGGCCTTGTCGTTGTTCAGGTAGCCGGCCATCACGTTGGGGCCGCGCACCCACAGCTCACCCGGCTCCGAAACACCCTCGGCGGGGATGTCGATGTCGTCGCCGGTACCCGGGTCGACCAGCCGGTTCTCGGTGTTCGGCACCGGCCAGCCCACCGACGACAGGGGAGCCAGCACGCCGCGGGTGTTCTCGCCGCCGTCGAACGGGATGATGTGACTGACCGGCGACAGCTCGCTCATGCCGTAGCCCTGCAGCATCCGCAGGTTCAGGCGCTCGGCGACGGCGTGGCCCAGCTCGGCGTCGAGCGGTGCCGCGCCGGAGAGCATGGTGTGCACCGACGACAGGTCGTACTTGTCGACGATCGGGTGCTTGGCGAGGGCGACGGCCACCGGCGGCGCGATGAACGCGTAGGTGATCTTGTGGGTCTGGATGCCCTCGAGGAACTCGATCATGTCGAAGCGCGGCATCACGAAGAGCGAGGCCCGCGCCTTGAGCGCCGCGTTGAGCAGCACGGTCATGCCGTAGATGTGGAAGAAGGGCAGCACCGCGAGGACCACGTCGTCCGGGGTCATCCCGTTGAGCGGCTCGATCTGCGCCACGTTGGCCACCAGGTTGCGGTGGGTGAGCATGACGCCCTTGGGGTTGCCGGTGGTACCGGAGCTGTACGGCAGGACCGCGAGGTGGGTGGCCGCGTCGAACGACACGTCCGGGGCGCGCAGCCCGGCGCCGAGCAGGTCGGCGGCGTTCGGGTGACCGCTCGCGGCCTGCCCCTCGCCGTCGAGAACGATGATGTTCGCGTCGTCGATGCCGACCTCGCGCGCGGCCTCGATGGCCTGCGGCGACAGCAGCGAGATGGTGACGATCATCTTGGCCTTGGAGTCGACCAGCTGCTTGGCGATGTCCTTCTCGGTGAACAGCGCGTTGAGCGTGGTCGCGGTGCCGCCGCTGCGGAGGATGCCGTGGAACACGGTGGCGAACGCCGGGATGTTCGGCGACAGCACGGCGACCACGTCGCCCACGCCGATGCCGCGGGCGGCGAGCGCACCGGCGGCCGCGTCGATCTGGCCGATCAGCTGGCGGTAGGTGGTGGTGGCGCCGGTCTTGGCGTCGATCAGGGCGACTCGGTCGAGATCACTCTCGGCGATCGAGCCGAAGAGGAAGTCGTAGACGCTGACATTCGGGATCTCGACGTCGTCGTACGGATTGCGAAAGCTCATGGGCCCTCCATCGGTGGTGTGCGGAGCAATGGTAGCAATGGTGATTGTCACGGTTTCGGTGACGGCGGCCACCCGGCGCCGCGGCAGATCATCGGGTATGTCCGATTCTGCCTCGGGGTGGTTCTACTCGTCGTCGGCGGCGTCCCCGCCGGGTGACGCCTCCTCGATCCCGGCCGGAGCCGCACCGTCGAGCGGGCCGATCTCGGGCAGTTTGTCCTCGTCGATCAGATGCTCGAAGGCGAGCAGATTGACCATCGACTCGCCGCGCGCCTTGCGCCAGGCCCACTCGCGGTGGATCGAGGTGAGGAAGCCGATCTCCAGCAGCTTGTTGAAGTCGCCGTCGGCGGACTGCAAGACCTGACCGAGCACCCGGTCCACCTCGTCGCGGGTCAGCGCGTCGGTGGAGATCCGGCCGACCAGATACACGTCGCCGATGTTGTCGAGGGTGTAGGCGACGCCGTACATGCGCCGGTTCTGCAGGAGCAGATAGTGATAGAACGACGCGAAGTTCTCGTCGGCCCGCCGGCACACGAAGGCCTCCACCCGCACCCCGTGCACACCAGCGGTCAGCAGCACCGTGGTCTTGAGTTTGCGTTCGCCGGGCAGTTCCACGACGACGTGTTCGGCGCGCGCGCTGCCGGAGTCCTTGCGCACATAGTCGATGCCGGATTCGGTGAGCGCGGCCTCGAGCGCCGCCAGGTTCTGTTGCGCGGTTGCGGTCATCCTGCCATCCTCGGTCGGTTCTTGAGCCAGCTCCGCCGCAGCCGTCCGGTCGGAGTCCAGCGGGGGCCCGGGCGGAACCCGGAGAGCGCGGCGCTGTACGAATTCAGCAGCGCGTCGGTGGTGTGCTCCCAGGAGAAGCGGGCGGCGTGCCCGGCGGCGGCCGCGCCGAAGCGGGTCAGCCGCGCCGGGTCGCCGAGCAGGTCGGCCAGCTGCGCCGTCCACTCGTCGATGTCGTGCCCGGCGACGAGCCGGCCGGTCACCCCGTCGTCGACGGCGACGCCCAGGCCGCCGACGTTCGCCGCGATCACCGGCACCCCGCACGCTTGCGCCTCGACGGCCACGAGCCCGAAACTCTCCGAGAAACTGGGCACCGCGACGAGATCCGACGCGCGGTACACCTGCGCGAGCACCGCCGGCGACTGCGGCGGACGGAAGATCACCCGGTCGGCGACACCCAGGTCACGGGCGAGTTCAGTCAGCACCGTCGGCCGCTCCAGCCCGGTGCCGGACGGCCCGCCCACGATCAGCAGTTTCCGCCGCCCGGTCGGATCGGACCTGATCAGCGGGGCCATCGCGGCGAGCAGCACGTCGGGAGCCTTCAGCGGCTGGATGCGCCCGACGAAGGTCACCAGGACATCGTCGTCGTCCAGACCCAGCGCGGCCCGCGCCGCCGACTTGTCTCCCGGGGAATAGCAGTCCAGGTCCGCGCCGGGCACCACCACGTCGATCTTGTCCGGGTCGGCCCCGTAGTGATCGACGAGTTCGGCGAACTCGGTGGCGGTGTTGGCGATCAGCCGGTCGGCCTCGTCCACCACCTGCTGCTCGCCGATCACCCGGCCCATCGGCTCGGCGGTGTCACCCCCCGCGAGAGACGCGTTCTTCACCGCGGCGAGGGTGTGCGCGGTGTGCACCAGCGGAACCTTCCAGCGATCCCGCGCCAGCCATCCGACCTGGCCGGAGAGCCAGTAGTGCGAATGGATCAGGTCGTAGTAGCCGCCGGGTTCCGCGGCCTCGGCGCGCAGCACGTTGGCCGAGAAAGCGCACAGCTGGCCGGGCAGATCACGCTTGTCGAGGCCGTCGAACGGCCCGGCCACCACGTGCCGGACCAGCACGCCCGGGGCGGCGTGCACCACCGGCGCATCATCGGACGACGTCGCCCGCGTGAAGATCTCGACCTCGATCCCGCGGCGCGCCAGGCGGGTCGCGGTCTGCCACACGTAGACGTTCATCCCACCGGCATCGCCGATACCCGGCTGCGCGAGGGGCGAGGTGTGCACTGAGATCAGCGCGAGGCGTCGCGGCCGCAGTCCACCGGTCATGGATCCAGCCTATGGCATGTCGCCCAAGTCTCTTTCCGGTCCTCGGCGCCCCGGCCCCACCGCGAACGTCTTCCCCGGGCACATCTATGCACGGTTGGAGATTAGTGGTGCACCGCACCTCTCCCTAGACTGCTGTCAGCAACGATTGTCATTATCGGAAGGTTCGGACTCGCTGATGAAAGCCACCCTTACCCGGCGCGTCGCGCTGCGTCGTCTCGCCGCCACCACCCTGATCGCCGCGACCGGCTTCGCCGCCGTCGCCTGCGGCAGCGACAGCGAGGTCCCGAAGGAGACCGACAACCCGACCGTCGTCGCCTCCACCGACGTCTGGGGATCGGTGGCGAGCGCGGTGGTCGGCGACCACGGCACCGTCACCTCGCTGTTCCACTCGCCCGGCTCCGACCCCCACGAGTTCGAGCCGTCGATGGCCGACACCGCCAAGATCGAGGACGCCGATGTCCTGGTGTTCAACGGCCTCGACTACGACGCCTACATGGAGACGGCCGCCAAGAACTCCAAGGCGTACAAGGTGAACGCCGTCTCGCTGCTCCCCGGCGGCGCGGGTGACGCCACCCAGGAAGATCACGACCACGACCACGGCGACGAGGGCCATCACCACGACCACGGCGGTGTGAACGAGCACGTCTTCTACGACCTCACCGTCGTCGGGAAGGTGGCGGACCAGACCGCCGAGAAGCTCGGCAAGGTCTCCCCCAAGAACGCCCAGTACTACAAGGACAACGCCGCCAAGTTCAACACCGGGATCACCGGCCTGCGCGATCGGCTGGCCGCGATCAAGGCCCGCCACGACGGCGCGAAGGTCGCCGCCACCGAGCCGCTGGCGGGCTACCTGCTGACCGAGGCCGGCCTGGTCGACGTCGCCCCGGCGTCGTTCACCGCCGCCGTCGAGGACGGTCAGTCGCCGTCGGCCGCCGACGTCGCCAAGTTCAACGATCTGCTGACCGGCCGCCAGGTCCGCGCCCTGATCTACAACACGCAGGCCGTCGATCCGGCGACCGAAGCGCTGCTGAAGGTGGCGCGCACGTCGAACGTTCCGGTGGTCCAGGTGACCGAGTCGCTGCCGGCCGGCGTCACCGACTATCTTGCGTGGCAGTCCGCGCAGATTCAGCAACTGGAGCAAGCACTCAACGCATGAACCCCGTCATCGAGTTCTCCGGGGCCACCCTGGCCATCGGCGACCGCGTCCTCTGGCACGACCTGAACCTGGACGTGCGACCCGGCGAGTTCATCGCCGTGCTCGGCCCCAACGGCTCGGGCAAGACCACTCTCCTGCGGGCGATCCTGGGGCGGCTGCCGCTGACCTCGGGATCGCTCGCGGTGCACGGCCGACTCGGGTACGTGCCGCAGCAGCACGCCGACGACTCCGACACGATGGCGCTGCGCGGCCGCGACCTGGTCGGCTTCGGCGTCGACGGCGCGTCGTGGGGCATCGGTCTGCTGCGCCGCACCGACCGGCGCCGGCGGATCGACGCCGCCGTCGCCGAGGTCCACGCACAGGACTTCGTGGATCGCCCGTTCGGGCTGCTCTCCGGCGGCGAGCAGCAGCGTCTGCGTATCGCGCAGGCGCTCACCGACGATCCGGCGGTCCTGCTGTGCGACGAGCCGCTGGCCAGCCTCGATCTGCGGAATCAGCGCACGGTCGTCGATCTGCTGGACGAACGCCGGCGCCGCCGCGACACCGCGGTGCTGTTCGTGACGCACGAGATCAATCCGGTCCTGCCGTTCGTGGACCGCGTCCTCTACCTGGTCGACGGCCGGTTCCGGATCGGTACCGTCGCCGAGGTGATGAACTCGGCGACGCTCTCCGAGTTGTACGGCAGCCGCGTCGAGGTGATCGAGGTGGCCGGCCGCCTGGTGGTGGTCGGCGGCGAGGGCGAGCACTATCACTGCGAGGAACACCCCTACGACGAGAACACGGAGGAGCCCCGGGTGATCACCCGATGACCACGTACACGGTGGCCGCCCAGATGGGCCAGTTCTGGAACTTCTCGCAGACCGGCGATCTCCTCTCCCGCACCTTCGTCCAGCAGTCGCTGCTGGCACTGGCTCTCCTCGGACTGGTCGGCGGCCTGCTCGGGCCGATGATCGTGTCCCGGCAGATGAGCTTCGCCGTGCACGGCGCCTCGGAGCTGAGCTTCACCGGCGCGGCCGCGGCCCTGCTCGTCGGGATCAACGTGAACCTGGGCGGCGTGATCGGCGCGGTCGTGGCCGCCGCCGTCTTCGGCTGGCTGGGCAACCGTGCGCGTGAACGCGACTCGGTGATCGGCGTGGTGATGGCCTTCGGGCTCGGTCTCGGCGTGCTGTTCCTGCACCTGCACGGCCGTACCGGCACCGGTTTCGCACTGCTGACCGGCCAGGTGGTCAGCGTCGGCTCCGGCGGCCTGCTGGCGGTCGCCGTCACCGCGGCGGTGGTGGTCGCGGTTCTCGCGGTGATCTATCGCCCGCTGCTGTTCGCCAGCCTCGATCCCCGGGTGGCGACCGCGTCGGGTGTCCCGATGCGCGGCCTGTCGGTGGTCTTCGCCGTGCTGGTCGGCCTCGCCGCCGCGCAGGGCGTGCAGATCATCGGCGCGCTGCTGGTGATGTCGCTGCTGATCACCCCGGCCGCCGCGGCCGCACGCCTCACCGCTTCGCCGGCCAAGCAGGTCGGTCTGTCGGTGCTGTTCGCGCTGATCGCCTCGGTCGGCGGCCTGATCCTGTCGCTGGCGCCGGAACTGCCGGTGTCGGTGCTGGTCACGACCATCTCGTTCGTGATCTATCTGCTCTGCCGCGCGGTGGGCATGCGCGCCCGCGACTGAACCGAGTAGCGGGCCCGGCTGACCGTACTGTGACGTCCAGGCAGTACCGGCACTCTCGCCACCCGCACCGACCACGGCGTTTCCGTTCGGGTCGGCCGTCCGCGGCGAAGTTACGTCACGGTTGGGACAGATTCGTCAGGCGCTCCTCGGCGAAGCCGGGATTGCAGCGGGTGGCGATCATCTCGGCCACCCCGACCACCGGCCGGTTCGGCTCCAGATTCCAGCTCGCCTTGTTCGGATCGACGAGCCGGGCGAACACCCAGTGGCAGTCGAACTGCGCCCGCATACCCGGGCCGCCGCCGTCCGGAGCGAGCGCCAGCACCTCGCGCCACGCCGCATCCGGGACGCCCCAGCCCGTCGCACGGCGGCCGGCCGCGGTGGGACGGATCTGCAGGCTCGGCCCGGTCGGCAGCGTCACCCACGTGACGGCGGCGACGTAGGGACCGGGACGGGTGGCCGGCCACGGCAGACCGGCGAAACCGCGCTCCCCGGAGTTCCCGGCCCGGTAGGCGTCGAACTCGGCGGCCAGATCGCGCTGCTGCTGGGTCCGCGGAACGGCAGCGGCGGGCGCGCCGACCACCACCGGCACGCCCACGAGCAGCCCGCAGGCGAGAAGGCCGCTCACCACGCGGCCGGACAAGGTTCGCATCGATCTCACTTCGTCCCCACATCGTCCACCAGGAAAATCTGCAGAAACGGTCTCACGGCCGGGCGGTCGACACGCGGGATTCGGCCGAACCGCCGGCCGTCACTCCTCGGCGAAACCGGGGTTGCACCGGGTGGCGATCATCTCGCTCTGCGACACCACCGGCCGGCCCGGTTCCAGATTCCAGCTGGGCTTGTTCGGATCGACCAGCCGCGCGAAGGTCCAGTGACAGTCGAACTGGGCGCGCATACCCGGGGTGTCGGCGTTCGGTGACAGTTTCAGCACCTCGGACCAGGCCTCGTCCTGCGTGCCGTCCCCGGTGACCGTGCGGCCGGCCTGCGTCGGGTGGATCTGCAGGCTCGGGCCGACGGCGGTCTGCACCCACTCGGTGTAGTCGATGTACGGCGGCGGGAGACTGGGCGGCGTCGACGTGGACGGATACTCCTCGGACTCGGCAGCACTCGTCTCGGACGACGGCGCGACGGCGCTCGTCGACGACGTGGCGGGCGACGATGCCGGCGCCGAAACCGGGCCGGAGTCCGACCCGCAGCCGGCCAGCAGTGCGGCCGCCGCGGCGAGTGGCACCGCGACGGCGACGAACCTCGACCGGCGCACGTTCACGAGTTCCGCAGTTCCAGGTGGACTCGTTCCCAGGCGGCGCGGCGGGCGCCGTCCGGGTCGTCCTCGACGGTCACCGGGTGATCCAGCACCAGCACGCGGCGGTCGTCCGCGCTGTATCGCGGCCAGTTCTCCGCGGGCACTCCGGTCCGGGCGAACCACGTCCACATCGACTGCATGGTGCCGGTGATGCGCTTGGTGGAGAACCAGCTTCCGGCGGCGGCCAGCCCGATGCCGATCGGGTGCCGGTAGACGCCGAAGATCGCGAGCAGTTCGGTGGCGTGCGTGGCCCCGATTCCGGTGAGTTTGAGCGCGCGGACGGCGTAGTCGTACCGGTAGACGTACGTCGGCGAGTGCTTGGCGTGGTTCTCGGCGAAGATCATCGTCGGGATCCAGAACACCGCATCCGCCGACAGCCGCACCTGATCGCGGGTGCCCGGATAGAGCCTGGTCAGCTCCTCGCGGACCTCCGGGTCGTGCACACCGACCAGGTAGTGCGTGGGCTCGGGCAGGATGCTCCAGAACCGCGCGAACAGCTCGCCCTCGTCGCGGTTGCTGCCGGCGATCAGCGGCACGCGGTGCGTCGTCCCGGCGCGGGCGGCGTCGACCGGGGCCAGCGGCAGATAGTCGCCGTCGACGGCCGGCGCGAACGGCATCGGGTCGGACAGTTCGGCGTGCTTGGTGAACCCGAGGAGCCGGTTCCCGGCGGCGAGCAGCGCGTACGGGTCGGCATCGTCGATGAGCGCGGCCACCTTCTCCGGGGACATCGGCGGCTCGGTGCGCTGCGGCCCGCTGCGCCGCCCCGGGTTCTCCAGCTGACGCACGAATTCGTCGGCGAGGACGGCGCGGTTCTCCTCGTGCACGACGAGCTCGGCGGCCGGGCTCTGCGCGATCGCCCGCGAGAAGAGCCCCTCGGCGGCCGGGGTGGACAGCAGGGTCAGCACCGCCGCACCGCCCGCGCTCTCGCCGAAGACGGTCACCCGGTCCGGGTCACCGCCGAAGGCCGCGATGTTACGCTGCACCCACTCCAGCGCGGCGACCATGTCGCGCAGGCCGCAGTTGCTGTCGAACCTGCGCTCGGGCGTCGAGTACTCGGACAGGTCGAGGAAGCCGAACGGCCCGAAACGGTAGTTCACGGTCACCACGATCACGTCGCGGGCCCGGGCCAGGAACGACCCGTCGTAGATGGGCGTCGACGATCCGCCCAGCACGTAGGCGCCGCCGTAGTTGAAGACCATCACCGGCCGCGGCGTCGCCGACACCGTGTCCGGCGCGAAGACGTTGACCGTCAGGCAGTCCTCGCTGCGCGGCTGGAACGTCCCGTCGGCGCGGGCCGTGAAGAGCTTGTCCTGGATCGGCGAGAAGCCGTAGTCGAAGCACTCGAGCACGCCGTCCCACGGCTGCACCGGCTGCGGGGCGCGCAGCCGCAACGGCCCGACCGGCGGCGCCGCGTACGGGATGCCCAGCCACGACACCGTGCCGCGCCTGCTGCGCCGGCCCCGCTTGCCGTCGACCGTGCCCTCGACCGTGTCGACCGTCGTGTCCATCTGCGTCATGGACACCAACCTTATCGCCGGACGATGACAGCCTCCCAGCCGTCTCCGGCGTTCGTGATACGCGCCGCACGACACCGCCCGCGGGACGCACGGCACCGTCCCGATCGGGGCGGGCCTACCATGATGCAATGGCCATCACCAGCGTCGATCTGAACGCGGATCTCGGCGAAGGCATCGGCGACGACGCCGCCATGGTCGCCCTCGTGACCAGCGCGAACGTCGCCTGCGGCTTCCACGCCGGCACCCCTTCCCTGCTGCGCCGCACCTGCGCGGAAGCGGTCGCCGCCGGGGTGCGGATCGGCGCGCAGGTGTCCTATCCGGACCGGGACGGATTCGGCCGCCGCTTCATGGAGATCGAGCCCGACGACCTGGTCGCCGATGTGCTGTTCCAGATCGGCGCGCTGTCGGAGATCGCCCGCTCGGTGGGCGGCACCGTCGACTACGTGAAACCGCACGGCGCGCTCTACAACGCGATCGTCGGGCACCGGGAGCAGGCCCGGGCCGTGGTGTCCGCGGTGGCGCAGGCCGGGCTGCCGCTGATGAACCTGCCTGGGTCGGTGGCACTGGAGTTCGCGGTGGCCGCGGGCGTCCCGATCCTGACCGAGGCCTTCGCCGATCGCGCGTACACCCCGCAGGGCACGCTGGTGCCGCGGACGACGCCCGGTGCGGTGCTGACCGACACCTCCGCGATCGCCGAGCGGGTGGTGCGGCTGGTGACCACCGGCGAGGTCACCGCCATCGATGGCACCGACGTGGCCGTGCACGCGGACTCGGTCTGCCTGCACGGCGACACCCCCGGCGCCGTCGAGCACGCCCGCGCGGTACGGGCCGCGCTGGAGGCCGCGGGCATCGACGTGCGCGCCCGATGAGGGCCGAACGGGCGACGGCGGGCATCGCCGCCGGGTTCGCCGCGTACGGCATCTGGGGTGTCTTCCCGATCTACTTCGACGCCCTGCGCCCGACCGGCCCGTGGGAGATCCTCGCCAACCGCATCGTCTGGACCGCGGTCTTCTGCCTGATCGTGCTGGCGCTCTCCCGCGACTGGGCGTGGCTGCCGCCGCTCGTGCGCCAGCGCAGGCTGATGATCGGCGTGACCTTGGCCGCGCTCCTGATCGCCGTGAACTGGGTGGTCTACGTCGCCGCGGTGACGTCCGGGCACACCAGCGATGCCGCCCTCGGCTACTTTCTGAATCCGCTGGTCACCGTGGCGCTCGGGGTGGTCGTGCTGCGCGAGCGATTGCGGATGCTGCAGTGGATCGCGGTCGGGATCGGCCTGATCGCGGGCGTCTATCTGTCGGTGGCGGGCGGGTCGTTCCCGGCGACGGCGCTGACCCTGGCGACGTCGTTCGCCCTCTACGGTCTGGTGAAGAACCGGGTCGGCGCGACGCTGCCCGCGCTGCACAGCCTGAGCCTGGAGACCTTCATCCTGCTGCCGATCGCCGCGGGCATCCTCGTCTTCATCGCGGCCGACACCGGGCTCGACTTCGGCCGTCACGGGCCGGTCCACGCCGGGCTGCTCGTGTTCAGCGGCGTCGCGACCGCCGTCCCGCTGCTGCTGTTCGCCGCCGCGGCCCGCCGGATTCCCCTGACCACCGTCGGCCTGATCCAGTTCATCACCCCGGTGATCCAGCTGATATGCGCGGTGACCGTCCTCGGTGAGCACGTCACCACGGCTCGCTGGATCGGCTTCGCGATCGTCTGGGTGGCGCTGGTGGTGCTGACCGCCGACGCCCTGCTGGCCGGTCGTCGACGCTCCCGCGCCCGCCGGATCTCCGAGTGCGAGGAACTGCCGGGCTGAGCGCGCGGCGCGTCGAGCTTTCGACCAGGTCAGGCGATCCGTTCGACACGGGGGCTGTCAGACGGCCCATTGAGCCGTCCCGAGCCCGCAGGGCGCCCTTCGACGCCGCGTCGTCGCGTGCGGTTCCCGAGTATGACAACGGCACTGTGGGCGGTCACGCGGGCATATATGGATCGTGGCTCGCTATGGTGCCGTTGTCGTGTGAGGCCCCCGTCCACCTCCTGGGTCCCTCCGACTCGTTCCAGCCCGATGAGTC
The nucleotide sequence above comes from Gordonia sp. PP30. Encoded proteins:
- a CDS encoding 5-oxoprolinase subunit PxpA, yielding MAITSVDLNADLGEGIGDDAAMVALVTSANVACGFHAGTPSLLRRTCAEAVAAGVRIGAQVSYPDRDGFGRRFMEIEPDDLVADVLFQIGALSEIARSVGGTVDYVKPHGALYNAIVGHREQARAVVSAVAQAGLPLMNLPGSVALEFAVAAGVPILTEAFADRAYTPQGTLVPRTTPGAVLTDTSAIAERVVRLVTTGEVTAIDGTDVAVHADSVCLHGDTPGAVEHARAVRAALEAAGIDVRAR
- a CDS encoding carboxylesterase/lipase family protein, which encodes MTQMDTTVDTVEGTVDGKRGRRSRRGTVSWLGIPYAAPPVGPLRLRAPQPVQPWDGVLECFDYGFSPIQDKLFTARADGTFQPRSEDCLTVNVFAPDTVSATPRPVMVFNYGGAYVLGGSSTPIYDGSFLARARDVIVVTVNYRFGPFGFLDLSEYSTPERRFDSNCGLRDMVAALEWVQRNIAAFGGDPDRVTVFGESAGGAAVLTLLSTPAAEGLFSRAIAQSPAAELVVHEENRAVLADEFVRQLENPGRRSGPQRTEPPMSPEKVAALIDDADPYALLAAGNRLLGFTKHAELSDPMPFAPAVDGDYLPLAPVDAARAGTTHRVPLIAGSNRDEGELFARFWSILPEPTHYLVGVHDPEVREELTRLYPGTRDQVRLSADAVFWIPTMIFAENHAKHSPTYVYRYDYAVRALKLTGIGATHATELLAIFGVYRHPIGIGLAAAGSWFSTKRITGTMQSMWTWFARTGVPAENWPRYSADDRRVLVLDHPVTVEDDPDGARRAAWERVHLELRNS
- the rarD gene encoding EamA family transporter RarD translates to MRAERATAGIAAGFAAYGIWGVFPIYFDALRPTGPWEILANRIVWTAVFCLIVLALSRDWAWLPPLVRQRRLMIGVTLAALLIAVNWVVYVAAVTSGHTSDAALGYFLNPLVTVALGVVVLRERLRMLQWIAVGIGLIAGVYLSVAGGSFPATALTLATSFALYGLVKNRVGATLPALHSLSLETFILLPIAAGILVFIAADTGLDFGRHGPVHAGLLVFSGVATAVPLLLFAAAARRIPLTTVGLIQFITPVIQLICAVTVLGEHVTTARWIGFAIVWVALVVLTADALLAGRRRSRARRISECEELPG